Sequence from the Gloeocapsopsis dulcis genome:
GAATCTCAAGGTTATTTGTGAGGAATTAGTTAATGGCAAATAAGTAATTTTTTATTTGTTTGATATTTCAAAATGAAATAAAGCAATAAATAAAAATTGGTGTTTTAGATTGACTAAACAAGTTAATAATACAAAAAAGAGAAGTTAAACCATGACTGAAAATACCAAGCAAATACAAGGATTTGCCCTGCCACTACCTATTACTCAGGTTGCACAAGAAACTGCCCAAGAATTTACTAATGAAGTGCAAGGTTTTCCAGACAAGGTAGAAAAAATAAAATTTAATACCCTAGCTGTCTGCATTGTCGATAACTACTTACAAATGATGGGTATTAACACAAATATTACAGCTGGTGATAGTTGGAATCCAGTATTGCGGTTGTGTGCTGATATTGCCGACTTAGAAGTGACAGGAGTTGGTCGTTTAGAGTGTCGCTGGGTGCGATTGCCCTCAGTGCAGTGTGATATTCCTCCAGAAGTATGGGAAGATCGAATTGGGTATGTTGTTGTGCAGTTTGAGGAAACACTCCGCGAAGCAACATTGCTAGGTTTTACGCCAAAAGCGATCGCGCAGTTACCAATTAACGCCTTACAACCACCCGAAGACTTACTGGCGCACTTAAATGAATTGAAGTTGGCTGCTGAAAATCGGCAACTAGTAGTGCAATTAAGTCAATGGTTCAATCGTGTTTTTGAGACAGGATGGCAAGGTATTGAAACAATTCTAGGACCAGCACGAACCAATTTGGTGTTTAGTTTTCGCCGATCTGATCCTTTAGTAAGAGAAACAAATAAGAGCCGCGAAGAACGTGTTCAACGCGCTAAGTTGATTGATCTAGGAATGCAACTAGCAGGTCATGCAGTAGCTTTGATTGTCGAACTGCGCTCGGTGTCCGATCAGAAGATGGATATTTTGCTACAAGTCCATCCTACAGGAAGTCAAATCTATCTACCACCGCAACTACAGCTAACTGTCTTGGATGCTTCTGAAGCAGTGTTCCTTGAAGCTCAAGCGAGAAAAGCTGATAATTATATTCAGTTACAGTTTAGTGGAAACCCAGGAGAAAAGTTTAGTGTGCGAGTAGCGCTTGGCAGTGACAGCATGATAGAAAACTTTATGATTTAATTTCATCACCGCGCCTGCAGGAACACCGTAGTGACTAAGTTAGTTGTTTTAAAAGTAGGCGAAGGCAGCTTTGAGCAGGGATTCCCTGTGACGATGCAAATAGGAGAAGAAGGTGATTCTCCGGCAATCCAAACTTTAGGTAAGCTACCGCCTGCTCCAGAAATTCCTCAGTACTATAATCGCTGGCAATCAGCGTATCTTTGTCTAGGTTGGTCTACTCGTCTAGAAGCAAAGCCTATTCAAGTGACAAACGTTTCAGTGATTGATGATTGCTGG
This genomic interval carries:
- a CDS encoding DUF1822 family protein, which encodes MTENTKQIQGFALPLPITQVAQETAQEFTNEVQGFPDKVEKIKFNTLAVCIVDNYLQMMGINTNITAGDSWNPVLRLCADIADLEVTGVGRLECRWVRLPSVQCDIPPEVWEDRIGYVVVQFEETLREATLLGFTPKAIAQLPINALQPPEDLLAHLNELKLAAENRQLVVQLSQWFNRVFETGWQGIETILGPARTNLVFSFRRSDPLVRETNKSREERVQRAKLIDLGMQLAGHAVALIVELRSVSDQKMDILLQVHPTGSQIYLPPQLQLTVLDASEAVFLEAQARKADNYIQLQFSGNPGEKFSVRVALGSDSMIENFMI